From the genome of Pyxidicoccus trucidator:
TCGAAGACCATGGCTCGCTCGGGCGGGGCCTCGGCCCAGTGGACGGGACGCGAGGGGGCGGGCGAGGACCGGGGGCCGATGCGGTGGGGCAGCGCCTCGGCGATGAGCTCCAGGTAGAGCCGCTCCTTGTGGAGCACCGCGCCCCGGCTCAACGGGGCCAGCGAGTCCGCGAGCCCCGGCGGTAGGAGGAAGAAGGGCGCGCGGGCGACGTCGGCCACCTCCACCACCGAGCGCACCCGCACGGCGAGTGTGGGGCTGACGTCGAGCACCACCACCATGCCCGTCCCCTCCTCTGGAGGGCCACCGAGCAGGGCGGACAGGTCCTTCACTTCCAGCACGCCGCGCAGGCTGGTGCCGTTGGCGCCGGACATGGCCACCTCCATGACAGAGGTGGCCTCCACCGCGTAGCGCGTCTCTCCTGCCTCCACGAGCAGGCAGAGCCGGCGTCCGCTTTCGAAGGGTGACACGGCCCTACCCTAGCAGCCTTCCCCCCCTCGGTGCTAAGCCCTTGGATGAGATGGCGCGCATCCTCCTCGTCGACGACGAAAAGATCGCCCGCACCCTCTACGGCGACTACCTCACGGCCGTGGGGCATGCCGTCATGGCGGTGGGCTCACTCCAGGAAGCGCGCGACGCGCTGGCCGGAGACCGCTTCGATGCGGTGGTGACGGACCTCATCCTCCCCGGCGGCGACGGCATGGAGGTGCTGCGGTTCGTCCGCGAGCGCCACCCCGGCGTGGAGGTGGTGGTCATCACCGGCCTGGACAAGGTGGACCCCGCCGTGAGGGCCATCAAGAGCGGCGCGGCCGAGTACCTCGTCAAGCCGGTGGCCCCCGAGGCCCTCCAGCACGCCGTGCGCCGCGCCCTCACCACGCGCGACTTGATGCAGGAGAACGCGTCCCTGCGCCGGCACGTCGCCATGCTGGAGGCGGGGCAGCGCATCGCCACCACGCTGGACAGGGACAAGCTGGCCACCGCCACCGCGAGCGCGCTGCAGGCCATGGCCTCCGCCACCGCCGTGGTGCTGCTGGAGCGCGACGCCTCCGGCCTCCGGCTCCAGGGCACGCGCGGGCTCCCCTCCGGAACGGAGGAGGCGCTGGTGGACTCGCTCATCGCCAGCCTGAAGGACGCGCGCGCGCCCCGGGAGCTGGAAGGGCTGGACGCGGCCTTCCCGCGCGCCCTCTCCCTCCCCGCCACCGAGGGAGACTCGGTGCTGGGGCATGCGGTGCTGCTCTTCAGCGAGGTCGGGGCCGGGTGGACCGGCGAGACGGCCGGCTACCTGGTGCGCAACTGGGCGCTGGCGCTGCGCAACCTCGGCCGCTTCGCGGCGGTGGAGGACCTGGCGTACGTCGACGACCTCACCCGCCTCTTCAACACGCGCTACCTGCACATGGTGCTGGACCGCGAGGTACAGGACTCCGTCCAGACGCAGCGCCCCTTCAGCCTGCTGTTCCTGGACCTGGACCACTTCAAGTCCATCAACGACACCCATGGCCACCTGGTGGGCTCCAAGCTGCTGGTGGAGACGGCCCGGGTGGTGAAGGGCTGCGTGAGAGACCCGGACGTGGTGGCCCGCTACGGCGGCGACGAGTACGTGGTGCTGCTGCGGAACACCGAC
Proteins encoded in this window:
- a CDS encoding chemotaxis protein CheW, producing MSPFESGRRLCLLVEAGETRYAVEATSVMEVAMSGANGTSLRGVLEVKDLSALLGGPPEEGTGMVVVLDVSPTLAVRVRSVVEVADVARAPFFLLPPGLADSLAPLSRGAVLHKERLYLELIAEALPHRIGPRSSPAPSRPVHWAEAPPERAMVFESQGRLFGVPLGLVSQVVVRGEAFSVLPVQSGPVAGIFPHAQVLWPICSVPALLGSAPAPEAFFILTELAGRNVGLTATRVLGVLQRFESDDTAGSFRAPGLPEPVLFLDLQRMFS
- a CDS encoding diguanylate cyclase, producing the protein MARILLVDDEKIARTLYGDYLTAVGHAVMAVGSLQEARDALAGDRFDAVVTDLILPGGDGMEVLRFVRERHPGVEVVVITGLDKVDPAVRAIKSGAAEYLVKPVAPEALQHAVRRALTTRDLMQENASLRRHVAMLEAGQRIATTLDRDKLATATASALQAMASATAVVLLERDASGLRLQGTRGLPSGTEEALVDSLIASLKDARAPRELEGLDAAFPRALSLPATEGDSVLGHAVLLFSEVGAGWTGETAGYLVRNWALALRNLGRFAAVEDLAYVDDLTRLFNTRYLHMVLDREVQDSVQTQRPFSLLFLDLDHFKSINDTHGHLVGSKLLVETARVVKGCVRDPDVVARYGGDEYVVLLRNTDSGGALKVAERIRRTMETHRFMAREGLSLTVTTCIGVASFPEHAREKAALLDLSDRAMYRGKRGSRNVVYMAALDLEAPPAERRQGGPGSGNA